A single region of the Bacillus cereus genome encodes:
- the trmL gene encoding tRNA (uridine(34)/cytosine(34)/5-carboxymethylaminomethyluridine(34)-2'-O)-methyltransferase TrmL → MGVHVVLYQPEIPANTGNIARTCAATGTELHLIRPLGFSTDDKMLKRAGLDYWQHVKVTYYDSIEEFYEKNKDGEFFYLTKYGEKAHTAFDYSKREKDYYFVFGRETNGLPANVIEENFDHCLRIPMTDKVRSLNLSNTAAILIYEAFRQQNYPGLDLEIVY, encoded by the coding sequence GTGGGAGTACATGTTGTTTTATATCAACCAGAAATTCCAGCAAATACAGGAAATATTGCACGTACTTGTGCAGCAACTGGAACAGAATTACATTTGATTAGACCGCTTGGATTTTCAACGGATGACAAAATGTTAAAGCGTGCAGGATTAGATTATTGGCAGCACGTAAAAGTTACGTATTATGATTCAATCGAAGAATTTTATGAGAAAAATAAAGATGGTGAATTCTTCTATTTAACAAAGTATGGCGAGAAAGCTCATACAGCATTTGATTATAGCAAACGTGAGAAGGATTACTATTTCGTGTTTGGAAGAGAAACAAATGGATTACCAGCTAATGTAATTGAAGAAAACTTCGATCATTGTTTACGTATTCCAATGACGGATAAAGTACGTTCATTAAATTTATCTAATACAGCAGCAATTTTAATTTATGAAGCGTTCCGTCAACAAAATTATCCAGGATTAGATTTAGAAATCGTTTATTAA
- a CDS encoding YgzB family protein has protein sequence MGIKYSNKINKIRTFALSLVFIGLFIAYLGVFFRENIIIMTTFMTVGFLAVIASTVVYFWIGMLSTKTVQIICPSCDKPTKMLGRVDACMHCNQPLTLDSSLEGKEFDEKYNKKSYKG, from the coding sequence ATGGGCATTAAATATTCGAACAAAATCAATAAAATTCGGACCTTTGCATTAAGTCTAGTATTTATCGGTCTCTTCATTGCATACTTAGGAGTCTTTTTCCGTGAAAACATTATTATTATGACAACATTTATGACGGTTGGCTTTTTAGCCGTTATCGCTAGTACTGTCGTTTACTTTTGGATTGGTATGTTATCTACTAAAACTGTACAAATTATTTGTCCAAGCTGCGATAAGCCAACAAAAATGCTCGGTCGTGTCGACGCATGTATGCACTGCAATCAACCTTTAACACTCGATTCAAGTTTAGAAGGAAAAGAATTTGATGAGAAGTACAATAAGAAAAGCTATAAAGGATAA
- the queG gene encoding tRNA epoxyqueuosine(34) reductase QueG has translation MDFEQLKQEVIAYSKTIGIDKIGFASASPFEELKQRLIQQQQLNYQSGFEEPDIEKRTNPQLLLPGAKSIIAIALAYPSKLKNAPLSKRGERRGIFCRASWGQDYHLVLRDRLQKLEAYLIEKLPDIEVKSMVDTGELSDRAVSERAGIGWSGKNCAIITPEFGSYVYLGEMITNIPFPPDQPIEDQCGSCTKCIDICPTGALVQGGQLDSKKCIAFLTQTKGFLPEEYRDKIGNRIYGCDTCQTVCPKNKGMDFHNHPEMEPDPELVKPLLTPLLTISNRDFKEKYGIMSGSWRGKKPLQRNAILALAHFKETAAIPDLIGVMKDDPRPVLRGTAAWALGKIGGDGVGEAIEKAMEREKDEEALHEMNRGLELLAQKKE, from the coding sequence ATGGATTTTGAACAATTAAAGCAAGAAGTAATTGCGTATAGTAAAACGATTGGTATAGATAAAATAGGGTTTGCTAGTGCATCACCATTTGAGGAATTAAAGCAACGATTAATCCAGCAGCAACAATTAAATTATCAGTCTGGATTCGAAGAGCCTGATATAGAGAAGAGAACGAATCCACAGCTTTTACTACCTGGTGCAAAATCAATCATTGCGATTGCTTTAGCGTACCCTTCAAAATTAAAAAATGCACCATTAAGTAAGCGTGGAGAGCGCCGAGGGATTTTTTGTCGTGCTTCGTGGGGACAAGATTATCATCTCGTTTTACGAGATCGTTTGCAAAAGTTAGAGGCGTATTTAATCGAGAAACTTCCGGATATAGAAGTGAAATCAATGGTCGATACAGGTGAACTAAGTGATCGAGCTGTATCAGAGCGTGCCGGTATTGGATGGAGTGGTAAGAACTGCGCTATTATTACGCCGGAATTTGGTTCGTATGTATACTTAGGAGAAATGATTACGAACATCCCATTCCCTCCGGATCAGCCAATAGAAGATCAATGTGGAAGTTGTACGAAATGTATTGATATTTGTCCTACAGGTGCTTTAGTACAGGGAGGACAGTTAGACTCGAAGAAATGTATCGCATTTTTAACACAGACAAAAGGGTTTCTGCCTGAAGAATATCGCGATAAAATAGGAAACCGTATATATGGATGTGATACATGTCAGACGGTTTGTCCAAAAAATAAAGGAATGGATTTCCACAATCATCCTGAAATGGAGCCTGACCCTGAGTTAGTTAAACCGTTATTAACACCACTTTTAACAATTAGTAATCGTGATTTTAAAGAGAAGTATGGAATTATGTCTGGTTCATGGAGAGGTAAAAAGCCATTGCAACGAAATGCTATTTTAGCACTTGCACATTTTAAAGAAACAGCAGCAATTCCTGATTTAATCGGTGTTATGAAAGATGACCCAAGGCCAGTACTTCGCGGAACAGCAGCATGGGCACTTGGGAAAATTGGCGGAGATGGAGTAGGCGAAGCAATTGAAAAAGCGATGGAACGTGAGAAAGATGAAGAGGCTCTTCATGAAATGAATCGTGGACTTGAATTGTTAGCGCAGAAAAAAGAGTAG
- a CDS encoding NUDIX hydrolase has product MEHKTPKHIVAVSGYLTNEKNEVLLTKVHWRADTWEMPGGQVEEGEALDQAVCREIMEETGLTVKPIGITGVYYNASMHILAVVFKVAYVSGEIKIQPEEIKEAKFVALNEENIDEYITRPHMKSRTLDAMKATQFIPYETWEVQPYNLIGRL; this is encoded by the coding sequence ATGGAGCATAAAACACCAAAGCATATTGTTGCTGTATCAGGTTATTTAACAAATGAGAAGAATGAAGTACTTTTAACAAAGGTGCACTGGCGAGCTGATACGTGGGAAATGCCTGGAGGCCAGGTAGAAGAAGGAGAAGCCCTCGATCAAGCTGTTTGTAGAGAGATAATGGAGGAAACGGGCTTAACGGTGAAGCCAATTGGAATTACAGGAGTGTATTATAACGCTTCTATGCATATTTTAGCTGTTGTCTTTAAAGTAGCATATGTTAGTGGTGAAATAAAAATTCAACCTGAAGAAATAAAAGAAGCCAAATTTGTTGCTTTAAACGAAGAAAATATTGATGAGTATATAACGCGTCCGCATATGAAATCAAGGACACTCGATGCGATGAAAGCAACGCAGTTCATTCCATACGAAACATGGGAAGTGCAGCCATATAATCTTATAGGAAGATTGTAA
- a CDS encoding ABC transporter permease encodes MGKYIEMIRIRFLMMLAYRTNYYSGILIYTINIGAYYFLWQAIYSGKENIESLSISQMTTYIAIAWMARAFYFNNIDREIAMEIQEGRVAVELIRPYNYLGMKVMQGLGEGIFRFAFFSIPGMVIVTLLFSLQITTDFQTWLFFFLSLIFSFIINTQINLMTGMLTFFLFNNSGIMYAKRVVIDLFSGLLLPISFYPLWAQKAMVFLPFQAISYIPSMIFSEGIQGSKLYEALLFQLIWAIILIIPIVLMWKTARKRLIVQGG; translated from the coding sequence ATGGGTAAGTATATTGAAATGATTCGCATTCGCTTTTTAATGATGCTCGCCTATCGTACAAATTATTACAGCGGGATTTTAATTTATACGATTAATATCGGTGCGTATTATTTTTTATGGCAAGCGATTTATAGCGGGAAAGAGAATATTGAAAGTTTATCTATTTCGCAAATGACTACGTATATTGCGATCGCATGGATGGCACGTGCTTTTTATTTCAATAATATAGATAGAGAAATTGCGATGGAAATTCAAGAAGGACGTGTGGCGGTAGAGCTAATTCGTCCGTATAACTATTTAGGTATGAAAGTTATGCAAGGTCTTGGAGAAGGGATATTTCGTTTTGCTTTCTTTTCAATTCCAGGTATGGTCATCGTTACATTGTTATTTTCATTACAAATTACAACGGATTTTCAAACGTGGTTATTTTTCTTCTTATCTTTAATATTTAGTTTTATCATTAATACACAAATAAATTTAATGACCGGAATGCTTACATTCTTCTTATTTAATAATAGTGGAATTATGTATGCGAAACGTGTTGTTATTGATTTATTTTCTGGTTTATTATTACCGATTAGTTTTTATCCGTTATGGGCCCAAAAAGCAATGGTGTTTTTACCGTTTCAAGCAATTAGTTATATTCCGAGTATGATTTTCTCTGAAGGTATACAAGGGAGTAAGTTATATGAAGCTTTATTATTTCAATTGATTTGGGCAATTATACTTATTATTCCAATTGTACTAATGTGGAAAACGGCGAGAAAACGTTTAATTGTACAAGGGGGATGA
- a CDS encoding DsbA family protein — MKSNKLMVLGVVFSIAVLIVIGTIAYSIINDKKDKGNEMFAYSTQQSLGKDDAPVKVVEFGDFKCPACRTWDVTALPRLKEEYIDKGKVQLYFINFPFIGKDSDLGAAAGEAIYKQDQDSFWIFYDEIYQNQKKDTEEWITEELLLNIVKEKLPKINVEQFKKDLHSKEMKDKVRKDSDRAQKLKVQGAPSVYVNGNLANPDFDSMKKAIDKELKK, encoded by the coding sequence ATGAAATCAAATAAACTCATGGTTCTTGGTGTAGTTTTTTCTATCGCAGTATTGATTGTAATTGGAACAATTGCGTATAGCATCATAAATGACAAGAAAGATAAAGGGAATGAGATGTTTGCTTATTCTACGCAACAATCTCTAGGGAAAGATGATGCCCCAGTTAAGGTAGTTGAGTTTGGAGACTTTAAATGTCCAGCTTGTCGTACTTGGGATGTAACAGCATTACCACGATTAAAAGAAGAGTATATTGATAAAGGTAAAGTGCAGTTATATTTTATTAACTTCCCGTTTATCGGAAAAGACTCTGATTTAGGTGCAGCCGCTGGTGAAGCGATTTATAAACAAGATCAAGATTCATTCTGGATTTTCTATGATGAGATTTATCAAAATCAAAAGAAAGATACGGAAGAATGGATTACAGAAGAATTACTTCTTAATATTGTGAAAGAAAAGCTTCCGAAAATTAATGTAGAACAGTTTAAAAAAGATTTACACAGTAAAGAAATGAAAGACAAAGTACGTAAAGATTCAGATCGTGCTCAAAAATTAAAAGTTCAAGGTGCTCCTTCAGTATATGTAAATGGAAATCTTGCAAACCCTGATTTCGATAGTATGAAGAAGGCAATTGATAAAGAATTGAAAAAGTGA
- a CDS encoding ABC transporter permease, whose amino-acid sequence MLYIKLFLQYASQYIKTKLEYRGDFIVGLLSDLSLQAVNLIFILVVFGHTQALKGWSREEVIFIYGFFLVPFAIFSAFFNIWDFNDRYIIKGEMDRVLTRPIHSLFQIILERMELESLIGAVTGIIVMGYAAAELNLSFYWYDFFLFLLMVGGGALVYGGIFVTLASLGFWSDAKSSIMPLMYNIGNYGRYPVDIYNRVIRFILTFVLPFAFVGVYPAAYFLRKTEWNSYAFATPFVGVICFTIAITLWNQGVKRYRGAGN is encoded by the coding sequence ATGCTATATATAAAATTGTTTTTACAATATGCAAGTCAATATATAAAAACAAAATTGGAGTATCGGGGCGATTTTATCGTCGGATTACTTTCAGATTTATCACTGCAAGCCGTTAATTTAATCTTCATTCTTGTTGTGTTTGGACATACCCAAGCACTAAAAGGGTGGAGCCGAGAAGAAGTAATCTTTATTTACGGTTTCTTTTTAGTACCGTTTGCCATTTTTTCAGCTTTCTTTAATATATGGGACTTTAATGATCGTTACATTATTAAAGGTGAAATGGATCGTGTATTGACGAGACCAATTCATAGCTTATTTCAAATTATATTAGAAAGAATGGAACTTGAATCTTTAATTGGAGCGGTTACAGGAATTATTGTAATGGGCTATGCAGCAGCGGAACTAAATTTATCTTTTTACTGGTATGATTTCTTCCTATTCTTACTGATGGTAGGGGGAGGGGCGCTTGTGTACGGTGGGATATTTGTTACACTTGCAAGCCTTGGGTTTTGGTCGGATGCGAAAAGTTCGATTATGCCGCTTATGTATAACATAGGGAATTATGGACGCTATCCTGTTGATATTTATAACCGTGTTATTCGCTTTATTTTAACGTTTGTTTTACCGTTTGCATTTGTGGGGGTATATCCAGCAGCATACTTTTTAAGAAAAACAGAGTGGAATAGCTATGCTTTTGCGACACCATTTGTTGGTGTTATCTGTTTTACTATTGCAATTACCCTTTGGAATCAAGGGGTCAAACGATATCGCGGTGCAGGAAATTAA
- the bcp gene encoding thioredoxin-dependent thiol peroxidase: MITVGEMAPEFTLEGSNGEQVRLADFRGENVVLYFYPKDMTPGCTTEACDFRDAYGLFQEKDTVILGVSPDSVNRHMKFIEKHELPFVLLVDEDHKVAELYDVWKLKKNFGKEYMGIVRSTFLINKDGELVKEWRKVKVKGHIEDVLSYIK; encoded by the coding sequence ATGATCACAGTAGGAGAAATGGCACCGGAATTCACATTAGAGGGAAGTAACGGAGAACAAGTTCGTTTAGCTGATTTCCGAGGTGAAAATGTAGTTTTATATTTTTATCCGAAAGATATGACTCCAGGGTGTACAACTGAAGCATGTGATTTTCGTGATGCATATGGATTATTCCAAGAGAAGGATACGGTCATCCTTGGTGTAAGCCCTGATTCAGTGAATAGGCATATGAAATTCATCGAGAAGCATGAGCTTCCATTTGTCCTTTTAGTAGATGAAGATCATAAAGTAGCAGAATTGTACGATGTTTGGAAGTTGAAAAAGAACTTTGGAAAAGAGTACATGGGAATCGTGCGTTCTACATTCCTTATTAATAAAGACGGCGAACTTGTAAAAGAATGGCGTAAAGTGAAAGTGAAAGGGCATATTGAGGACGTTCTTTCTTATATAAAATAA
- the perR gene encoding peroxide-responsive transcriptional repressor PerR: MVKEELKEALEMLKNTGVRITPQRHAILEYLVESMTHPTADDIYKALEGKFPNMSVATVYNNLRVFKEVGLVKELTYGDASSRFDYVTSQHYHVICEKCGKIVDFPYGGLEQLEEEAAKTTGFVINSHRLEIYGVCPECHKA, translated from the coding sequence GTGGTCAAAGAAGAATTAAAAGAAGCGCTAGAAATGCTGAAAAATACGGGTGTACGCATTACTCCACAGCGTCATGCTATTTTAGAGTACCTTGTGGAATCTATGACGCACCCAACAGCGGATGACATTTATAAAGCATTAGAAGGTAAGTTTCCAAATATGAGTGTTGCAACTGTTTATAATAACTTACGTGTATTTAAAGAAGTTGGACTTGTAAAGGAATTAACTTATGGAGACGCTTCAAGTAGATTTGATTATGTTACAAGTCAACATTATCATGTGATTTGTGAAAAATGTGGTAAGATTGTTGATTTTCCTTATGGAGGATTGGAACAGCTTGAAGAGGAAGCTGCGAAAACGACAGGTTTCGTTATTAATAGTCATCGCTTAGAAATTTATGGCGTTTGTCCAGAGTGTCATAAGGCGTAA
- a CDS encoding amidase domain-containing protein, whose translation MIVKANIEKQVQQFLAYITEKRTDVDGIAEDLLRMVQRKKQLFQKRSADIVKATADISFIRQLNSSEHQEIDYQVHLKYLIKHKELFYIEEEQLKRRVCLKNSRIIDDYALEVSEEIGIGEKLEREVTKEKYGSYQYNRLEAVKYAERWWDDRNPAYRNFPDNCTNFISQCLHTGEVPMNGHPNIRKGWWQRGNQWSWSWAVAHSFYWYLSGATTGLRAEAVEKPEDLILGDVIAYDFEDDGRWNHTTIVVAKDADGMPLVNAHSANSRRRYWNYEDSSKYTPQMKYKFFHIING comes from the coding sequence ATGATTGTAAAAGCGAATATTGAAAAGCAAGTACAACAGTTTTTAGCATATATCACAGAGAAACGAACTGATGTGGATGGTATTGCTGAAGATTTATTACGAATGGTACAGAGAAAGAAACAATTGTTTCAAAAACGTAGTGCAGATATAGTGAAAGCAACTGCGGATATTTCTTTCATTAGACAATTAAATAGTAGTGAGCATCAAGAAATTGATTATCAAGTACACTTGAAATATTTAATTAAGCATAAAGAATTATTTTATATCGAAGAGGAACAATTAAAACGGCGAGTTTGTTTAAAAAATAGTCGTATAATAGATGATTATGCTCTTGAGGTGTCAGAAGAAATAGGGATAGGTGAAAAGTTAGAACGAGAAGTCACGAAAGAAAAATACGGTTCATATCAATATAATCGTTTAGAGGCAGTGAAATATGCAGAGCGTTGGTGGGATGATCGCAATCCTGCATACCGTAATTTCCCTGATAATTGTACAAATTTCATTTCACAATGTCTGCACACTGGAGAAGTGCCAATGAACGGACATCCTAATATTCGTAAAGGGTGGTGGCAAAGGGGAAACCAATGGAGTTGGAGCTGGGCTGTAGCACACTCTTTTTATTGGTATTTGTCAGGTGCTACAACAGGGCTTCGGGCAGAAGCGGTAGAAAAGCCAGAAGACCTAATTCTTGGCGATGTAATTGCGTATGATTTTGAGGATGATGGTAGGTGGAATCATACGACAATTGTAGTAGCAAAAGACGCAGATGGTATGCCGCTTGTAAATGCACATTCAGCGAATAGCCGTCGGCGTTATTGGAATTATGAAGACTCTAGTAAATATACACCGCAAATGAAATATAAATTCTTTCATATCATTAATGGGTAG
- a CDS encoding transglycosylase domain-containing protein, whose translation MKERVLSRVNYHQKVALNPLTKFLYKAIILLLLLSFALLFVGNVMIERSDISKLHVPANLEVPESLTHAFIATEDKRFYHHNGLDYIAIIRASIENIKAGGVVQGGSTITQQLSKNAFLSNERTFSRKWKEIFYTKKIERTFTKDEILKLYVSNIYYGEGAWGIEKAANLYFGKKVNQLTLAESAMMAAVVKAPAYYSPAQNYDKAVERRNVVLRLMEKEGYINHDEYVQAVSEKLVIRHDIKIEQSMLNSARKKAVS comes from the coding sequence ATGAAAGAACGAGTATTATCTAGAGTGAACTATCATCAAAAAGTTGCATTAAATCCATTAACTAAATTTCTTTATAAAGCCATTATATTATTATTATTGTTAAGTTTTGCATTATTATTCGTTGGAAATGTAATGATTGAGCGAAGTGATATTAGTAAATTACATGTACCTGCTAATTTAGAGGTGCCAGAATCATTAACACACGCATTTATTGCGACAGAAGATAAAAGATTTTATCATCATAACGGTTTAGACTATATAGCGATTATCAGGGCGTCTATTGAGAATATAAAAGCTGGTGGTGTTGTGCAAGGAGGAAGCACGATTACACAGCAGTTATCTAAAAATGCTTTCTTATCTAATGAACGTACATTTTCTCGGAAGTGGAAAGAAATTTTTTATACGAAAAAGATTGAACGTACATTCACAAAGGATGAGATATTAAAATTGTATGTAAGTAATATTTACTACGGAGAAGGCGCATGGGGGATTGAAAAAGCAGCAAACCTTTACTTCGGTAAAAAAGTGAATCAATTAACACTGGCTGAAAGTGCAATGATGGCTGCTGTAGTAAAAGCACCGGCTTATTACTCACCTGCACAAAATTATGATAAAGCAGTTGAGAGACGGAATGTAGTTTTAAGGTTAATGGAGAAAGAAGGGTATATAAATCATGATGAATATGTGCAAGCAGTTAGCGAGAAACTAGTAATTCGTCATGATATAAAAATAGAGCAATCAATGTTAAATAGTGCGCGTAAAAAAGCAGTAAGTTAA
- a CDS encoding potassium channel family protein, whose translation MLWGFILLIVAIAILRSVQLLWSSYSDSKRFFSLYNLATLFLIYTTVLIAFGLSYVVLEEMGFAVLKEDGDRLSAHSFQLVEICLYFSAVTLLSVGYGDIAPIGIGRWIAIGEALIGYTLPFAFVVRTVMDNEK comes from the coding sequence ATGTTATGGGGATTTATTCTATTAATTGTAGCAATAGCTATTTTGAGAAGTGTCCAATTATTATGGAGTTCATATTCAGATTCCAAACGTTTCTTTTCGCTGTATAATTTAGCCACGTTGTTTTTAATTTATACAACGGTATTGATTGCGTTTGGATTAAGTTATGTTGTATTAGAGGAAATGGGTTTTGCAGTTTTGAAAGAAGATGGGGATAGGTTAAGTGCTCATTCCTTTCAACTTGTTGAAATATGTTTATATTTTAGCGCAGTTACTTTATTGTCCGTTGGATATGGGGATATAGCTCCGATTGGAATCGGAAGATGGATTGCAATTGGAGAGGCGTTAATTGGATATACATTACCGTTTGCCTTTGTGGTAAGGACTGTAATGGATAATGAAAAATAA
- a CDS encoding YebC/PmpR family DNA-binding transcriptional regulator has translation MGRKWNNIKDKKASKDANTSRIYAKFGREIYVAAKQGEPDPESNQTLRVVLERAKTYNVPRTIIDRAIEKAKGGSEENYDELRYEGFGPNGSMVIVDTLTNNVNRTAADVRAAFSKNSGNMGVNGSVAYMFDATAVIGLEGKTSDEVLEILMEADVDARDILEEEDSVIVYAEPDQFHSVQSALKDAGVEEFTVAELTMLAQNDVELPEDAQAQFEKMVDALEDLEDVQQVYHNVDLGE, from the coding sequence ATGGGCCGTAAATGGAACAATATTAAAGATAAAAAAGCATCAAAAGATGCAAATACAAGCCGTATATACGCGAAATTTGGACGTGAAATTTATGTGGCAGCAAAACAAGGTGAGCCAGATCCAGAATCAAATCAAACACTAAGAGTCGTATTAGAGCGTGCGAAAACATACAACGTGCCAAGAACAATTATTGATCGTGCGATTGAAAAGGCAAAAGGCGGTTCAGAAGAAAATTATGACGAGCTTCGTTATGAAGGCTTTGGACCAAATGGATCTATGGTAATTGTAGATACACTGACAAATAACGTAAACCGTACTGCAGCAGATGTACGAGCTGCATTTAGCAAAAACAGTGGTAACATGGGCGTAAACGGTTCTGTAGCTTACATGTTTGATGCGACAGCTGTTATTGGTCTTGAAGGTAAAACATCAGATGAAGTTCTTGAAATTTTAATGGAAGCAGATGTAGATGCACGTGACATTCTAGAAGAAGAAGATTCTGTTATCGTTTATGCTGAACCTGATCAATTCCATTCAGTGCAATCTGCACTTAAAGATGCTGGTGTTGAAGAATTTACAGTTGCAGAATTAACAATGCTTGCACAAAATGATGTAGAACTTCCTGAAGATGCTCAAGCACAATTTGAAAAAATGGTTGATGCATTAGAAGATTTAGAAGATGTACAGCAAGTTTACCACAACGTAGACTTAGGAGAATAA
- a CDS encoding ABC transporter ATP-binding protein, protein MKSVIEVQGLRKEFTAYSSRPGLKGAFRDLLNRNYKIVPAVNDVSFTVKQGEMVGYIGENGAGKSTTIKMLTGILTPTSGEITVNGMNPHKQREEFVRTIGVVFGQRSQLWWDIAVQESFRLLKKVYGVSDAQYKEHMEHVIETLDIGPLLDKPVRKLSLGQRMRCELAAALIHNPPLLFLDEPTIGLDVLVKLKIREFLKEMNERYKTTILLTTHDITDIEALCERVIMLDEGNIMYDGSLDNLRTQWGAEKEIHFQFIAPVSYQELSMVMPDNHVVWSKAKEENAWIAKIPNEEVIISMLISKVVQAFQIKDLKINEVSTEEIIRNIYEEGIMHG, encoded by the coding sequence ATGAAATCGGTAATTGAGGTACAAGGGTTACGTAAAGAGTTTACAGCCTATTCAAGTCGTCCGGGATTAAAGGGTGCATTTCGCGATTTATTAAATCGTAATTATAAAATAGTACCAGCAGTAAATGATGTTTCTTTTACTGTGAAGCAAGGTGAAATGGTCGGTTATATTGGTGAGAATGGTGCTGGTAAATCAACGACGATTAAAATGCTTACAGGGATTTTGACTCCGACATCAGGAGAAATTACAGTGAATGGAATGAATCCGCACAAACAAAGAGAAGAATTTGTAAGAACAATCGGTGTTGTGTTTGGTCAGCGTTCTCAGCTTTGGTGGGATATCGCTGTACAAGAATCGTTTCGTTTATTGAAGAAAGTGTACGGTGTATCGGATGCTCAGTATAAGGAACATATGGAACATGTTATTGAAACATTAGATATTGGTCCTTTATTGGATAAACCGGTGCGGAAATTATCTCTTGGTCAAAGAATGCGTTGTGAATTGGCAGCGGCATTAATTCATAATCCGCCATTATTATTTTTAGATGAGCCAACAATAGGACTTGATGTTCTTGTGAAACTGAAAATACGAGAATTTTTAAAAGAGATGAATGAACGTTATAAAACAACAATTTTATTAACGACACATGATATTACTGATATTGAAGCTTTATGTGAACGTGTCATCATGCTTGATGAAGGAAACATTATGTATGACGGATCTTTAGATAATCTTCGCACACAGTGGGGAGCGGAAAAAGAAATACATTTTCAGTTTATTGCCCCGGTTTCATACCAGGAGTTATCGATGGTTATGCCAGATAATCATGTCGTTTGGTCAAAAGCGAAAGAGGAAAATGCGTGGATTGCAAAAATACCGAATGAAGAGGTTATCATTTCTATGCTGATTTCTAAAGTAGTACAGGCCTTTCAAATTAAAGATTTAAAAATTAATGAAGTGTCTACAGAGGAAATTATTCGTAACATTTATGAAGAAGGTATTATGCATGGGTAA
- a CDS encoding DUF3884 family protein, translating into MTHSNEKKAHGLKGIGEKLNPTIYQVRFMKLDEPIQFESFPELKGLGDWLSTSTPMWSCHSTMYKYNREEFEKRFLEITKLTVDNVLISTGGVGFNFMSPGWRDSL; encoded by the coding sequence ATGACACATTCAAATGAAAAAAAAGCACATGGTCTTAAAGGGATAGGAGAAAAACTAAACCCAACTATCTATCAAGTGAGATTCATGAAATTAGATGAACCAATTCAATTTGAGTCGTTTCCTGAATTAAAGGGATTAGGGGACTGGTTGAGTACTTCAACGCCAATGTGGTCGTGCCACTCAACTATGTACAAGTACAACAGAGAAGAGTTTGAAAAGAGGTTTTTAGAAATTACAAAATTAACAGTTGATAATGTGCTAATATCTACTGGTGGTGTCGGATTTAACTTCATGTCACCAGGATGGAGAGATTCTCTATAA